In a genomic window of Occallatibacter riparius:
- a CDS encoding GH39 family glycosyl hydrolase → MASSMLRQISILVLSSVTVCCAARSADKQQPTPSRVINVDVTQETGPIDRFFDLSVGSDFPGTLIRDDSQAQLKTVTDELGFRYIRFHAIFHDVLGTVKIEDGKTVYNWTKIDQLYDDLLSRHIKPFVELGFTPQALATSKNSIFYWQGNTSHPKPEGWRDLIDAFTRHIEARYGKDEVRSWFFEVWNEPNLSGFFEGADQKAYFELYDLSAKTIKAVDADLKVGGPSTAGAAWVPEFLAHVKQSGAPVDFVTTHTYGVLGGFLDEYGQGDTKLDPSPDAILADVRHVREQISASSFPAIPLYFTEWSTSYTPRDSVHDSYISAPYILTKLKGAQGMVQGMSYWTYTDLFEEPGPPTAPFQGGFGLINPQGIRKPAYFAYKYLHALQGQSLKTSDTQAMFSTKDGSFTGVIWDFEQPDQKVSNRPFYTKPVLAHPAAPVKLQVNRLVPNAAYQLKVYRTGYHANDAYTAYLEMGSPKQLTPEQVTRLNDLTRDLPETDKAVKSDPQGTVEVALPMNSNDVVLIKLVHSSRN, encoded by the coding sequence ATGGCTAGTTCAATGTTGCGGCAAATCTCAATCCTGGTTCTAAGCTCAGTTACAGTTTGTTGCGCGGCGCGGTCCGCGGATAAGCAGCAACCCACCCCCTCGCGCGTCATTAACGTAGATGTGACGCAGGAGACTGGACCAATCGATCGCTTCTTCGACCTTTCCGTGGGTTCCGATTTTCCTGGCACGTTGATTCGCGATGACAGCCAGGCGCAGCTCAAAACAGTCACCGACGAACTCGGCTTCCGCTACATTCGTTTTCACGCGATCTTCCACGACGTGCTGGGAACTGTGAAGATCGAAGATGGCAAGACTGTCTACAACTGGACGAAGATCGACCAGCTCTATGACGACTTGCTCTCGCGGCATATCAAGCCGTTCGTCGAGCTCGGCTTTACTCCGCAGGCACTGGCTACATCGAAGAACAGCATCTTCTATTGGCAGGGCAACACGTCGCATCCGAAGCCAGAGGGATGGCGCGATCTCATCGATGCATTCACCCGTCACATCGAAGCGCGCTACGGGAAAGACGAGGTGCGCTCGTGGTTCTTCGAGGTGTGGAATGAGCCCAACCTCTCCGGCTTCTTCGAAGGCGCCGATCAGAAAGCCTATTTCGAGCTCTACGATCTCTCCGCAAAGACAATCAAGGCTGTTGATGCAGACCTGAAGGTTGGAGGCCCAAGCACAGCCGGTGCTGCATGGGTTCCCGAGTTCCTGGCACACGTGAAACAGAGTGGCGCGCCTGTCGATTTCGTCACCACCCACACCTATGGCGTATTGGGCGGGTTCCTGGACGAATACGGACAGGGCGACACCAAGCTCGATCCATCTCCCGACGCGATCCTGGCAGATGTGCGGCATGTGCGCGAGCAAATTTCGGCTTCATCTTTTCCAGCGATCCCGCTGTACTTCACCGAGTGGAGCACCAGTTACACGCCACGCGACTCCGTGCATGACTCCTACATCAGCGCGCCTTACATCCTCACCAAGCTCAAGGGCGCACAGGGCATGGTGCAGGGCATGAGTTACTGGACATACACCGATCTCTTTGAAGAGCCTGGCCCGCCGACGGCTCCATTCCAGGGCGGCTTCGGCCTGATCAACCCACAGGGCATTCGCAAGCCGGCGTACTTCGCCTACAAATATCTCCACGCATTGCAGGGGCAAAGCCTGAAGACGAGCGATACCCAGGCAATGTTCTCGACGAAAGACGGAAGCTTCACCGGAGTGATCTGGGACTTCGAGCAGCCGGATCAGAAGGTGAGCAACCGGCCCTTCTACACCAAGCCTGTCCTCGCGCATCCGGCCGCACCTGTGAAACTGCAGGTGAACCGGCTTGTACCCAACGCCGCCTATCAGCTCAAGGTGTACCGAACCGGCTACCACGCGAACGATGCATACACGGCTTATCTTGAGATGGGCTCACCCAAACAGCTGACGCCTGAACAGGTGACCAGGTTGAACGATCTGACGCGCGATCTGCCGGAGACGGACAAGGCTGTGAAGAGCGACCCGCAAGGAACAGTCGAAGTCGCTCTCCCGATGAATTCCAACGATGTCGTGCTGATCAAGCTCGTGCATTCGAGCCGGAATTAG
- a CDS encoding carboxypeptidase-like regulatory domain-containing protein, with the protein MHKWILRVLGVLAILFALTTSLSAQETGSIVGTVADQTGAVVGHAKVTLTNAQTKDVRTTTSNGEGFFAFNGATVGDYTVKVESQGFRPAQQTGIHVDPGDRRNLNVSLAIAAGDASVTVVADSSSIVVDSGDLSSTLNAGNIHKLALQGRDVTELLKTLPGFNANTSYNGIQNKPGYDTQITSIASAVGRGISANGSPDRAGGTDLLSDGAHIVDPGCNCNANQTVNADMVAEVKVTTSAYSAQSATGPVVISAVGKSGSSEVHGSAYLHFRDHAMNSNDWFFNHNKQPRPDDRYWYPGGQVGGPIPFTKKKLVFFTGYENYNQSFPEQTSGGLLEALVPTMNERAGHFDPTLPDNAAVCSSIASWVSGQYRCQPITSINTAAGYVDGIQNSDVSAYLGPASRAMLQLIPAPNHTPTSGADFNYVKALINTNNGYMFHAKTDYNYSQNTKLYVSYNQQHELYGSPVMRWWIPADSVETPGSPATSSTSRTISGNLVKVFNSTMTNEFIAGISYLHDPITFANPKAVDRKALQYPYTTPNSSTVMPNIMNGWWTNDMGVPMLLDMGRGSYYETKLQPSVDDNFTKVLRTHTLKFGVSWMASGDEGSSVGQTDGPNGTAGYAPIWDFNGPGGSQITSAYNPVLDFMLDYASGFSYLPVTITKMRGAGWGFYGQDEWKASRRLTLNFGLRLSHDLAWTDASGKYGASAWTQAWYDADLAKGVTALPGMRWHAMDKSVPLAGRSLNAIFYAPRFGVAYDLYGNGKTFLRGGFGTYYYRDGLGGSSGTSIAQGGTQCSLSQPTFLSQVDSGKNVACANTLGGLTSGSAVDPHDHVEPKTYTYNFTFSQQLLAKSILEITYSGSQTTDLITNLGDINKIPVGAFTKPDPNPQSADFGKLFPIDKISGTVLQDYKPLTHYTQMNLIRHGAWANYNALQTSWSKPQGSLTYNVNYTWSKTLGIDSTADPIHIENDYGILSQDRTHAFNTSWAYEVGKRFRNNKVEAAALNGWMISGIHTIQSGAPLQESFSMNIGYQGTNTLPKYNTISSTYYLGTSDYTLMPKLLCSPNAGLKGGAYYNAQCFGTTQAPQFDSNGVLVGLGGQGPYHMPYLHGPAYFTNDLSLSRSVRVTERQSAEIKFTGMNFMNHALNSFDQNNANNLNLNFTKGVLKTQDDSGNAAWVSGVPNVKFGRRVLELSLRYNF; encoded by the coding sequence ATGCACAAATGGATATTGAGGGTGTTAGGGGTGTTGGCAATCCTGTTCGCCCTTACGACATCGCTAAGCGCCCAGGAAACGGGCAGCATTGTGGGAACTGTGGCGGACCAGACCGGGGCAGTGGTCGGCCATGCCAAAGTGACGCTCACCAACGCGCAAACCAAGGATGTCCGCACCACCACTTCGAATGGTGAAGGCTTTTTCGCTTTCAACGGCGCGACCGTGGGAGACTACACCGTGAAGGTCGAGTCCCAGGGATTCCGGCCGGCGCAACAAACCGGCATCCATGTGGATCCAGGCGACCGCCGCAACCTGAATGTTTCGCTCGCCATCGCGGCAGGTGACGCCAGCGTTACGGTAGTCGCTGACTCTTCTTCAATCGTCGTGGATTCGGGCGATCTCTCGAGCACGCTGAATGCGGGCAATATTCACAAGCTGGCGCTGCAGGGTCGGGACGTGACCGAACTGCTCAAAACGCTGCCGGGTTTCAACGCAAATACCAGCTACAACGGCATCCAGAACAAGCCGGGGTACGACACGCAGATTACAAGCATCGCCTCGGCGGTGGGCCGCGGCATCAGCGCCAACGGAAGTCCTGATCGCGCAGGCGGCACGGACCTGCTCTCTGACGGCGCCCACATTGTTGACCCGGGCTGTAACTGCAATGCCAATCAAACTGTGAATGCCGATATGGTTGCTGAGGTCAAGGTGACAACCTCGGCGTACAGCGCCCAGAGCGCAACGGGGCCGGTGGTCATTTCGGCGGTGGGCAAGTCAGGTTCGAGCGAGGTTCATGGATCTGCGTACCTGCATTTCCGGGATCACGCAATGAACTCCAATGACTGGTTCTTCAACCACAACAAACAGCCTCGGCCGGATGACCGCTATTGGTATCCCGGTGGCCAGGTGGGCGGCCCGATTCCGTTTACCAAGAAGAAACTGGTGTTCTTCACGGGATATGAGAACTACAACCAGAGCTTCCCAGAGCAGACCAGTGGCGGCCTGCTGGAGGCCCTTGTGCCTACGATGAACGAGCGCGCGGGACACTTCGATCCCACGCTGCCCGACAACGCCGCGGTGTGCAGCTCGATTGCGAGCTGGGTTTCCGGCCAGTACCGGTGTCAGCCGATTACCTCCATCAACACAGCAGCAGGATATGTGGACGGCATCCAGAACAGCGATGTCTCAGCGTATCTCGGTCCCGCATCGCGGGCGATGCTGCAGTTGATTCCGGCGCCGAATCACACCCCCACCTCCGGTGCGGACTTCAACTATGTGAAAGCGCTGATCAACACCAACAATGGCTATATGTTCCACGCCAAGACGGACTACAACTACAGCCAGAACACCAAGCTGTATGTGAGCTACAACCAGCAGCACGAACTTTACGGCTCGCCGGTCATGCGGTGGTGGATTCCTGCGGATTCAGTTGAGACGCCGGGCAGCCCCGCGACCTCATCCACATCGCGCACGATCTCGGGCAACCTGGTGAAGGTGTTCAACTCTACGATGACCAACGAGTTCATCGCCGGAATCAGTTACCTGCACGATCCCATTACCTTCGCCAACCCGAAGGCGGTGGACAGGAAGGCGCTGCAGTACCCCTATACCACACCGAACTCGTCGACAGTAATGCCCAACATCATGAACGGCTGGTGGACCAACGACATGGGAGTTCCCATGCTGCTCGACATGGGGCGCGGCTCGTACTACGAAACAAAACTGCAACCCTCGGTTGACGATAACTTCACCAAGGTGCTGAGGACGCATACCTTGAAGTTCGGCGTGAGTTGGATGGCGTCCGGCGACGAGGGATCGAGCGTGGGCCAGACCGACGGGCCAAATGGCACCGCCGGGTACGCTCCGATCTGGGATTTCAATGGTCCAGGCGGAAGCCAGATCACCTCGGCGTACAATCCGGTGCTGGATTTCATGCTGGACTATGCGAGCGGGTTCTCGTATCTGCCTGTGACCATCACGAAGATGAGGGGCGCAGGCTGGGGCTTCTACGGCCAGGACGAGTGGAAGGCAAGCCGGCGGCTTACGCTGAACTTCGGCCTGCGGCTCTCGCATGACCTTGCTTGGACAGACGCGAGCGGCAAGTACGGCGCCTCAGCCTGGACGCAGGCATGGTATGACGCGGACCTCGCCAAGGGTGTCACGGCGCTGCCTGGCATGCGCTGGCACGCGATGGATAAATCGGTCCCGCTGGCAGGACGTTCGCTGAATGCGATCTTCTATGCTCCGCGTTTCGGCGTAGCCTATGACCTATATGGCAACGGGAAGACGTTCTTGCGCGGCGGATTCGGGACATATTACTACCGCGACGGCCTGGGCGGATCCTCGGGAACCTCGATTGCGCAGGGCGGAACCCAGTGCAGCTTGTCGCAACCGACCTTCCTTTCGCAGGTGGACTCCGGGAAGAACGTGGCATGTGCCAACACCCTTGGTGGTCTGACCAGTGGCTCCGCGGTGGATCCCCATGATCACGTGGAACCGAAGACCTACACCTACAACTTCACGTTTTCGCAACAGCTGCTTGCGAAGTCAATTCTCGAAATCACCTACTCCGGCAGCCAGACTACAGACCTGATTACAAACCTGGGCGACATCAACAAGATCCCGGTGGGCGCGTTTACGAAGCCGGATCCGAACCCACAGTCGGCGGATTTCGGCAAGCTGTTCCCCATCGACAAGATCTCCGGAACGGTGTTGCAGGACTACAAACCGCTTACCCACTACACGCAGATGAACCTGATCCGGCATGGGGCGTGGGCGAACTACAACGCGCTGCAGACCTCGTGGTCGAAACCGCAGGGGAGCCTCACGTACAACGTGAACTACACCTGGTCGAAGACGCTGGGCATCGACAGCACGGCCGATCCCATCCACATTGAGAACGACTACGGCATCCTGAGCCAGGATCGCACGCATGCCTTCAATACATCGTGGGCATACGAGGTGGGCAAGCGCTTCAGGAACAACAAGGTGGAAGCGGCAGCATTGAATGGCTGGATGATCTCGGGTATTCACACGATCCAGAGTGGCGCTCCACTGCAGGAGAGTTTCTCAATGAACATTGGGTACCAGGGAACAAATACGCTGCCCAAATACAACACCATCAGCAGCACCTACTATCTGGGCACGTCCGATTACACCCTGATGCCCAAGCTACTTTGCAGTCCCAATGCGGGTCTGAAAGGCGGCGCGTACTACAACGCGCAGTGCTTTGGGACAACCCAGGCGCCACAATTCGACTCCAACGGCGTTCTCGTTGGATTGGGCGGCCAAGGGCCATATCACATGCCCTATCTGCATGGGCCGGCCTACTTCACCAACGATCTCTCGCTCTCCCGTTCTGTCAGGGTGACCGAGCGCCAGAGTGCCGAGATCAAATTCACGGGCATGAACTTCATGAACCACGCGTTGAACTCGTTCGACCAGAACAACGCCAATAACCTCAATCTCAACTTCACTAAAGGGGTTCTCAAGACGCAGGATGACAGCGGAAACGCCGCCTGGGTTTCCGGCGTTCCGAATGTGAAGTTCGGCCGCCGCGTACTCGAATTGAGCCTGCGGTACAACTTCTAA
- a CDS encoding malectin, producing the protein MQGPPSDSVSLQRAELETVLAALARNPRLAKLLRFLAERSLEGRDEEITEYAIATEVFGRSKTAFDGSTDSIARVETYRLRKRLKEYYETEGKDHPVVISLPFRSYVPEFARRVDPSLTFPPATPEVAANRQELPPSDLNTGSARPAIDLNGGADAITPLRRTPRPLIFGAASLVVLALLAFSAYELNWIRSAHPSNTTAGNPPTAASPVTPANVAQVPLRLLAGYQGSPKIDSAGAYWESDDRFYIGPVGYERPRTPVARTSDPMLFDHWRTGDFSYDIPLAPGVYELHLFFVASAPDDKAQFFDVTANGQPLLKGFNISYDALGPNVADEKVFKDISPDKDGHLHLKFTSGRAAATLSALEILPGLPHRQVPIRIVAQPTAVTDHDGNLWHPDNYFENGVLSDTPRQVSGTPDPNLYMQERFGHFTYSIPVDVRGRYTLVLHFAELYWIADRSQSIGVGTRVFSVYCNGSTLLDHFDIFKEVGSLHAVTKTFTHIRPTPEGKLDLTFDPTVNFATVSAIEVIDESE; encoded by the coding sequence ATGCAGGGTCCCCCCTCGGATTCGGTCAGCTTGCAGCGCGCAGAACTGGAGACAGTTCTTGCGGCACTGGCGCGCAATCCGCGGCTGGCCAAGCTACTGCGGTTTCTGGCCGAGCGTTCTCTTGAGGGCAGAGACGAAGAGATTACCGAATACGCCATCGCAACCGAGGTCTTCGGCCGTTCGAAAACAGCTTTCGACGGATCAACCGACTCCATCGCACGCGTGGAGACCTATAGGCTCAGGAAGCGGCTGAAGGAGTATTACGAAACTGAGGGGAAAGACCATCCCGTTGTGATCTCGTTGCCTTTCCGAAGCTACGTGCCGGAGTTCGCGCGACGCGTCGATCCTAGTCTGACATTCCCGCCAGCCACACCAGAAGTTGCCGCAAACCGGCAGGAACTCCCTCCCAGCGATTTGAACACTGGATCGGCCAGACCCGCGATCGACCTGAACGGCGGAGCGGATGCAATCACGCCGCTCAGGCGCACACCACGCCCTCTAATCTTCGGTGCGGCATCGCTTGTCGTTCTGGCATTGCTCGCGTTCTCCGCATACGAACTCAACTGGATCCGGTCAGCTCATCCATCAAACACGACAGCAGGCAATCCTCCGACTGCAGCTTCTCCGGTTACACCGGCTAATGTTGCTCAGGTTCCCTTGCGCCTTCTCGCCGGATATCAGGGGAGCCCCAAGATCGATAGCGCCGGCGCATACTGGGAATCAGACGACCGGTTCTACATTGGCCCGGTGGGATATGAGCGTCCTCGGACCCCGGTAGCACGCACTAGCGATCCCATGCTCTTCGATCACTGGCGGACCGGAGATTTCTCCTACGACATACCCCTGGCTCCAGGGGTCTATGAGCTGCACCTGTTCTTCGTCGCCTCCGCGCCCGACGACAAGGCACAGTTCTTTGACGTAACGGCAAATGGTCAGCCGCTGCTCAAGGGATTCAACATCAGCTATGATGCGCTCGGACCTAACGTCGCCGACGAGAAGGTGTTCAAGGACATCTCTCCGGATAAGGATGGCCATCTTCACCTGAAGTTCACCTCCGGGCGAGCGGCGGCTACCCTGAGCGCTCTCGAGATTCTGCCCGGCCTACCTCACCGTCAGGTTCCCATCCGGATAGTCGCGCAGCCAACGGCGGTCACGGACCATGACGGCAATTTGTGGCACCCTGACAACTATTTCGAGAATGGTGTGCTTTCCGACACTCCTCGCCAGGTCAGCGGCACTCCCGATCCAAACCTGTACATGCAGGAACGTTTCGGCCACTTCACCTATTCCATTCCCGTTGACGTTCGAGGCCGTTACACGCTGGTACTCCACTTCGCGGAGTTGTACTGGATAGCCGACCGCTCTCAGTCCATCGGCGTCGGGACCCGCGTCTTCAGTGTGTATTGCAATGGCTCCACGCTGCTCGATCACTTCGACATCTTCAAGGAAGTGGGTAGCCTGCACGCGGTGACGAAGACATTCACCCATATCCGGCCCACCCCGGAAGGCAAACTCGACCTCACGTTCGACCCCACGGTGAATTTTGCGACGGTCTCGGCAATCGAAGTCATCGACGAATCGGAGTGA